The Methylomonas montana genome has a window encoding:
- a CDS encoding nucleoside deaminase, which translates to MNHEYFMRRAIELALEVPPFPFGAILVKRETGEIVAEGFNQSALNPTFHGEMVAINRCAELLQPTDWSGFDLYTTAEPCPMCQSAIQWAGIACVYYGTSIPYLTEHNWQQINIRASEVIAQTTFRKTTIVGGILEAECNALFDNAPKGIFHQHI; encoded by the coding sequence ATGAATCATGAATACTTTATGCGCAGAGCCATAGAACTGGCTTTAGAAGTACCTCCGTTTCCATTTGGCGCAATCCTCGTAAAACGAGAAACCGGTGAGATTGTTGCTGAAGGTTTTAATCAGTCTGCACTTAACCCAACTTTTCATGGCGAAATGGTGGCCATTAACCGTTGCGCCGAATTACTGCAACCCACAGATTGGAGCGGATTTGATCTATATACAACAGCAGAGCCGTGCCCCATGTGTCAAAGTGCCATTCAATGGGCTGGCATTGCCTGCGTTTATTATGGAACGTCCATTCCTTATTTAACAGAACATAATTGGCAGCAAATTAATATTCGCGCATCTGAAGTGATCGCTCAAACCACTTTTCGTAAGACTACTATCGTTGGCGGTATTTTGGAGGCCGAATGCAATGCGCTATTCGACAATGCACCTAAAGGCATATTTCATCAACACATTTAA
- a CDS encoding SRPBCC domain-containing protein has product MTQSLKIQWPDHYQPDHCPVHVRNELDMTTAPACVWAWLTHPTLWPAWYVNASNVQMLESSGPDLQQGTRFRWKTFGVTITSTVLEYIPGKRIAWNAKGLGVDAYHAWLLQPSALGCWVLTEETQHGWLARLGNLFLPKRMHKYHQVWLEGLARKAGEGLPPVS; this is encoded by the coding sequence ATGACACAGTCTCTCAAGATTCAATGGCCCGATCATTACCAGCCCGACCATTGTCCGGTGCATGTTCGAAACGAGTTGGATATGACGACGGCACCGGCTTGTGTCTGGGCCTGGTTGACGCACCCCACGCTGTGGCCCGCTTGGTACGTCAATGCGTCGAATGTGCAAATGTTGGAAAGTAGCGGACCAGATTTACAACAAGGCACGCGCTTCCGCTGGAAGACATTCGGTGTGACGATCACATCCACGGTGCTGGAGTATATTCCCGGCAAGCGGATTGCCTGGAACGCCAAGGGGCTGGGCGTAGACGCTTATCACGCCTGGCTGCTGCAACCATCCGCGTTAGGCTGTTGGGTACTGACCGAAGAAACCCAACATGGCTGGTTGGCAAGGCTGGGCAATCTGTTCCTGCCCAAGCGCATGCACAAGTATCATCAAGTCTGGTTGGAAGGGCTGGCGCGCAAAGCCGGAGAGGGCCTGCCTCCGGTATCGTAA
- a CDS encoding flavin reductase family protein codes for MSKDLANVCKYLTHGVYVIAVKNKEREHAFTAAWVMQVSFDPPLLAFSINPQHYSYQILKDGGQCSINVLAKAQLPIAAHFGDSNIRNKMTGYSWQAAPSGVSVLTEALAYFDCVVSHSTPAGDHEIVICRVLDAGILNAGVPMHYSDTDNMDGSDELYA; via the coding sequence ATGAGTAAAGATTTAGCCAATGTATGCAAGTATTTAACGCATGGGGTGTACGTCATTGCAGTTAAAAACAAGGAGCGCGAGCATGCATTTACTGCCGCGTGGGTAATGCAGGTTTCATTTGATCCGCCATTACTCGCGTTCAGCATTAATCCACAGCACTATTCCTATCAGATTTTAAAAGATGGCGGGCAATGCAGCATCAATGTATTGGCCAAAGCGCAATTACCGATTGCCGCTCATTTTGGCGATTCTAATATTCGAAATAAAATGACGGGCTATAGCTGGCAAGCTGCACCCAGTGGTGTGTCGGTGTTGACCGAAGCGTTAGCCTATTTTGATTGTGTTGTCAGCCATAGCACGCCGGCAGGAGATCATGAAATTGTGATTTGTCGGGTGTTGGACGCGGGTATTTTGAATGCTGGCGTACCGATGCATTATAGCGATACCGATAATATGGATGGCTCAGATGAATTGTATGCTTAA
- a CDS encoding tryptophan--tRNA ligase has protein sequence MSKSIVLTGITTTGTPHLGNYAGAIRPAINASKDEQVRPFYFLADYHALIKCSEPARVKQSSLEIAATWLALGLDTSNAVFYRQSDVPEILELTWMLTCVTAKGLMNRAHAYKAAVAENEEAEGNDPDKGITMGLFSYPILMAADILMFNANKVPVGKDQIQHIEMARDIASRFNHIYGEHFVLPEAVLDDNAATLLGLDGRKMSKSYNNTIPLFEPEKKLRKLINKIKTNSLEPGEPKDTEGCTLFGIYQAFANHHEVAAIRQRYAEGIGWGEMKQVLFEKINDEIAPARERYEALLEAPEHIEQQLLEGAEKARAISRPFVETLRAAVGISKLAG, from the coding sequence ATGAGTAAATCCATTGTCCTTACCGGTATCACCACCACCGGCACGCCGCATTTAGGCAATTATGCCGGGGCGATCCGTCCGGCGATCAATGCCAGCAAAGACGAGCAGGTCAGGCCTTTTTATTTCCTGGCTGATTATCATGCGCTGATCAAATGCAGCGAACCGGCGCGGGTGAAACAATCCAGTCTGGAAATCGCCGCTACCTGGCTGGCACTGGGATTGGATACCTCCAATGCGGTGTTTTACCGGCAATCCGATGTGCCGGAAATCCTGGAACTGACCTGGATGCTGACCTGCGTCACCGCGAAAGGTTTAATGAATCGCGCCCATGCTTATAAAGCCGCCGTGGCGGAAAACGAGGAAGCCGAAGGCAACGATCCCGATAAAGGCATCACGATGGGCTTGTTTAGTTACCCGATTTTGATGGCTGCCGATATTTTGATGTTCAACGCCAACAAGGTGCCGGTCGGCAAGGACCAAATCCAGCACATCGAAATGGCCCGCGACATCGCCAGCCGTTTTAATCATATCTATGGCGAGCATTTCGTGTTGCCGGAAGCGGTGCTGGACGACAACGCTGCTACCTTGCTGGGCCTCGACGGCCGCAAGATGAGCAAAAGCTACAACAACACCATCCCGTTATTCGAACCGGAAAAGAAACTGCGCAAGCTGATCAACAAAATCAAAACCAACTCGCTGGAACCCGGTGAACCCAAGGATACGGAAGGTTGTACCTTGTTTGGCATCTATCAGGCCTTTGCCAATCACCACGAAGTCGCTGCGATTCGCCAGCGTTACGCGGAAGGCATAGGCTGGGGGGAGATGAAGCAGGTGTTGTTCGAGAAAATCAACGACGAAATTGCCCCTGCTCGAGAGCGTTACGAAGCTTTGCTGGAAGCCCCGGAGCATATCGAACAGCAATTGCTGGAAGGCGCCGAAAAAGCCAGAGCAATCAGCCGGCCATTTGTTGAAACCTTGCGGGCAGCGGTGGGGATTTCCAAGCTGGCAGGCTAA
- a CDS encoding AAA family ATPase: MQALPKLQSYTLTAKIGESLQSLVYMGYHKSQPEQPLVLKRLKLLSSWDEQSRHLRQKIERLKVLHDPRVCTPLALESDGDEQFIVQPWFTGQPLNVWVAQQPNLRLEDFLSIACTLTDILQAVHDAGITHGGVKPHNILVQQGTLTLHLTDFITPLDIRDVSHFIYDPEFVRGTLAYTSPEQTGRINYRVDFSTDLYSLGIVFYELLTGALPFFADDPLELIHAHLAEEAPRVHENNPAIPRQLGEIVAKLLLKQPEKRYQSAAGLLADLMRCRDEFAASGIVSNFPVGSKDRTRRVIFISKMVGRQAESVLIRREYDAVSHGAFRSVFISGLSGIGKTRLIQELQKPLVQNRSYFTSGKFDQYQKNIPYSSLIQALRNLMRIFLTESDAQVAQWQEKILGAVENNGGVITDVVPELKFIIGAQPEVPPLPPVEARNRFNNLFGRFLSCLAGTDNPLVLFIDDLQWCDSATFDFLTSVFANHDEHPYLFFIGAYRHNEVDPSHPLTKLIRNIIENEGPLQEIRLEALSDDDTHEMVSYILDASLDETASLSAFIARLTEGNPLFVSESLTWLYNENLLHTDEQHHWRWDIASIRETQMPTTVVELFSTKVRRLPPDTLHILKHCACMGNRFTSEELVLVLDIGLEQLFEALKPVLSLGLLLENKTDLQFVHDRVQEAVLRQIDMQTRPEIHWRIGKRLLDAKTDKDSQENSNILTVGMTEYQCAIKHNVNPENLDNLFPIAAHLNQGCPDNLDNDTAYWLADINFHAGNKALDALASEAANDFFLKAHDYLLEDCWEIVYPLTYRIYQRLAKTDLMCGRYDESETLLNKLIEHADSDLDKAEALAEQTTSLSSFGNFIKAIATANRGLAYFDKAIPEDAGEATQRMQALMAQVREHGDVWKKILHMPFTKERKNKIELAFYSELIPDLYMSGLVPQLYLSAAQSTLHCLQGGMDESVIYSFSIMGLNLGEQGDFELAYQYEDLAHDLCAKYPNTFGATRGMNGIVWCNMHSRSHPADIVDYALKGIQCGKNCGDLYNAGLSYGPLMWNLAVQGKSMRQIEETAEECLSFSKKNQLSFSVGLAEAVLAGWVAPMRPDYEPVAIAETLAHWEAENYVSASGSYFALLGFAQYFMGDYAAAAVSLQTVDRYLHGLTDNVLKRLWYVFRILNRLRSPENTSWPEIEAEIAPLLQKLETWAILGPLLQPYLAFIHAEIARVRGDMRETRNLYLDAIAEAAMHDYRLLAGHLHECLADLLSDTGHADAEIFYAEARRFYRICRAEGKSARLQKRHPYVPLDKALRIGRTAVEKAHENIDSYTLPNLDINYLMKSALVLSAEIDLAQLLKKIMNVVLESSGAQHGYLLIREQEELVVAAENHVGKSQKPLERHYNFTDAPGICQAIVNYVFRTREKVVLRDAAHEGDFRDTPEVTMYGLRSVLCLPLVKQAELIGVLYLENRLSEGIFTQEKIGMTELLTSHAAISLENARLLEKMRRYQDHLEEEVQYRTTDLVMARDAAEAANRAKSVFLNNMGHELRTPLNAILGFSSMMRNNARLEQSARDNLDIINRSGVRLLRIVNDVLEMAKIETGHLQLAESQFDFGGMVSEAMHIFTIHAEGKELQLLLDPSSQFPRFITGDEARLRQILINLLDNAIKFTARGCVTLRLGIRQNATQHLLIEVEDTGPGISLEDQQRIFQPFVQLSEDSLNLGTGLGLTVTRQFVQMMGGSLTLESTPAKGSLFRVELPLKEALERRDNIQTAEHIKNEVIRLQTATAATATPLTAEMLSVVPPELRNKLREALEILETERIHDVIQQVANYDVSLQQRLSQLTDNFDYPAILKALGTDSSDYDR, translated from the coding sequence ATGCAGGCGCTTCCAAAACTACAGTCTTACACACTGACTGCGAAAATCGGCGAGAGCCTGCAATCTTTGGTGTATATGGGCTACCACAAGAGCCAGCCGGAACAGCCTCTGGTACTCAAGCGGCTCAAACTGCTTTCTAGCTGGGATGAGCAGTCGCGCCATCTGCGGCAGAAAATAGAAAGGCTCAAAGTACTGCACGACCCGCGTGTTTGCACGCCGTTGGCGCTGGAGTCGGATGGGGATGAGCAGTTCATCGTGCAGCCATGGTTTACTGGTCAGCCGCTGAATGTCTGGGTGGCACAGCAGCCGAATCTCCGGCTGGAGGATTTCCTTAGTATCGCTTGCACGCTGACCGACATTTTGCAGGCCGTTCATGATGCCGGCATCACCCACGGTGGTGTCAAACCGCATAACATCCTGGTGCAGCAAGGCACGCTGACGCTGCACCTCACCGATTTCATCACGCCGCTGGACATCCGCGACGTCAGCCATTTCATCTACGACCCGGAATTCGTGCGCGGTACGCTGGCCTATACCTCGCCAGAGCAGACCGGTCGCATCAATTATCGCGTGGATTTTTCAACCGATCTCTATTCGCTCGGTATCGTGTTCTACGAACTGCTGACCGGGGCCCTGCCGTTTTTCGCCGACGATCCACTGGAGCTGATTCATGCACACCTTGCCGAAGAAGCTCCCAGGGTGCATGAGAACAACCCGGCTATTCCGCGCCAATTGGGCGAAATCGTTGCCAAGCTCTTGCTCAAGCAGCCGGAAAAGCGTTATCAGAGCGCCGCGGGGCTGCTGGCCGATCTGATGCGCTGCCGTGACGAGTTCGCCGCCAGCGGTATCGTCTCCAACTTTCCTGTTGGCTCGAAAGACCGGACCCGGCGCGTCATTTTTATCTCCAAAATGGTCGGTCGCCAGGCAGAAAGCGTTCTGATCCGGCGCGAATACGATGCCGTCAGTCATGGTGCCTTTCGCTCCGTATTTATTTCGGGCCTTTCCGGCATCGGCAAGACGCGCCTGATTCAGGAACTGCAAAAACCCCTGGTACAAAATCGCAGCTATTTCACCTCCGGCAAGTTCGACCAGTATCAGAAAAACATCCCCTACAGCTCGTTGATTCAGGCCCTGCGTAACCTGATGCGTATTTTTCTCACCGAGAGCGATGCCCAAGTGGCGCAGTGGCAAGAAAAAATCCTCGGGGCCGTGGAAAATAACGGCGGCGTGATTACCGATGTTGTTCCGGAACTGAAATTTATTATCGGCGCGCAGCCGGAAGTGCCGCCGTTGCCGCCGGTGGAGGCGCGCAACCGCTTCAATAATCTGTTCGGCCGCTTTTTATCCTGCCTAGCCGGCACCGACAATCCGCTGGTGCTGTTCATCGACGACCTGCAATGGTGCGACAGCGCCACGTTTGATTTTCTGACCAGTGTCTTTGCCAACCATGACGAACACCCCTACCTGTTCTTCATCGGCGCATACCGCCATAACGAGGTCGATCCCAGCCACCCGCTCACCAAACTGATCCGTAACATAATCGAGAATGAAGGCCCCTTGCAGGAAATCCGCTTGGAGGCGCTCAGCGACGACGATACTCACGAAATGGTGTCCTACATCTTGGATGCCTCACTCGACGAAACTGCGAGCCTGTCTGCGTTTATCGCCCGATTGACCGAGGGCAACCCGCTGTTCGTCAGTGAGAGCCTGACCTGGCTCTACAACGAAAATCTGTTGCACACAGACGAACAGCACCACTGGCGCTGGGATATTGCCAGTATCCGCGAAACCCAGATGCCGACCACGGTGGTCGAACTGTTCAGCACCAAGGTACGCAGGCTGCCGCCGGACACGCTGCACATCCTCAAGCACTGCGCCTGCATGGGCAATCGTTTCACTTCCGAAGAATTGGTGTTGGTGCTCGACATCGGCCTCGAGCAACTGTTTGAAGCGCTGAAACCTGTGTTGAGCCTGGGGCTTTTGCTGGAGAACAAAACCGATCTACAGTTCGTGCATGACCGTGTACAAGAAGCCGTATTACGTCAGATCGACATGCAAACTCGCCCTGAAATTCATTGGCGTATCGGCAAACGCTTGCTTGACGCAAAGACGGATAAGGACAGTCAGGAAAACAGTAATATCCTGACCGTGGGTATGACTGAATATCAATGCGCTATCAAGCATAACGTCAATCCTGAAAACCTGGACAATCTGTTCCCCATCGCCGCCCACCTCAATCAAGGTTGCCCCGATAATCTGGATAACGATACGGCTTACTGGCTGGCGGATATCAACTTTCACGCCGGCAACAAGGCGCTGGATGCGCTGGCCAGCGAGGCTGCCAACGATTTTTTCCTGAAAGCCCATGATTATCTGCTGGAAGATTGTTGGGAAATCGTCTATCCACTGACCTACAGAATTTATCAACGGCTGGCCAAAACCGATTTGATGTGCGGCCGCTACGATGAATCGGAAACGCTACTCAACAAACTGATCGAACATGCCGATAGCGACCTGGACAAGGCCGAGGCACTGGCGGAGCAGACCACTTCGCTGTCTTCCTTCGGCAACTTCATCAAGGCCATAGCAACTGCCAACCGTGGCCTCGCCTATTTCGACAAGGCCATTCCCGAGGATGCTGGTGAGGCCACGCAACGTATGCAGGCGCTGATGGCTCAAGTCAGAGAACACGGCGACGTTTGGAAAAAAATCTTGCATATGCCTTTCACCAAAGAGCGCAAGAACAAAATCGAACTTGCCTTCTATAGCGAACTGATTCCTGACCTCTACATGTCGGGGCTGGTGCCGCAGCTCTACCTTTCGGCCGCGCAGTCCACCTTACATTGCCTACAGGGCGGCATGGACGAATCGGTGATTTATTCGTTTTCCATCATGGGCCTCAACCTGGGCGAACAGGGCGACTTCGAGTTAGCCTACCAGTACGAAGATCTGGCTCACGACCTGTGTGCAAAATATCCCAATACCTTCGGTGCCACGAGAGGGATGAACGGCATCGTCTGGTGCAATATGCATTCGCGCAGCCACCCGGCGGACATTGTCGATTATGCCCTGAAGGGTATCCAGTGCGGCAAGAACTGTGGCGATCTCTACAACGCCGGCTTATCCTACGGCCCGCTGATGTGGAATCTGGCAGTGCAAGGCAAAAGCATGCGCCAGATCGAAGAAACCGCCGAAGAATGCCTGAGCTTCTCGAAAAAGAACCAGCTTTCGTTCTCGGTCGGCCTGGCGGAGGCGGTGCTGGCAGGCTGGGTGGCACCGATGAGGCCGGATTACGAGCCTGTTGCCATAGCAGAAACTCTGGCGCACTGGGAGGCTGAAAATTACGTGTCCGCATCCGGCAGTTATTTTGCACTGCTTGGTTTTGCCCAATATTTCATGGGCGATTATGCGGCTGCGGCAGTTTCCCTACAGACTGTCGACCGTTACCTGCACGGACTTACCGATAACGTTCTGAAGCGTCTATGGTATGTGTTCCGCATCCTCAACCGGCTGCGCTCGCCGGAAAATACCTCTTGGCCGGAAATCGAGGCGGAAATCGCCCCCTTGCTGCAAAAATTAGAAACGTGGGCTATCCTCGGCCCGCTGTTGCAGCCCTATCTTGCCTTTATTCATGCCGAGATAGCCCGTGTGCGGGGAGATATGCGCGAAACGCGAAACCTTTATCTCGATGCCATCGCCGAGGCGGCCATGCATGACTACCGCCTACTCGCCGGACATCTGCACGAATGCCTGGCCGACCTGTTGAGCGATACGGGACATGCCGATGCTGAAATTTTTTATGCCGAGGCAAGACGGTTTTATCGGATCTGTCGTGCGGAGGGCAAAAGCGCCCGATTACAGAAGAGACACCCTTATGTACCGTTAGACAAGGCGCTGCGTATTGGCCGAACCGCCGTCGAGAAAGCCCATGAAAACATCGACTCGTACACACTGCCCAACCTGGACATCAATTACCTGATGAAATCGGCACTCGTGCTTTCTGCCGAAATCGACCTTGCGCAATTGCTGAAGAAGATTATGAACGTGGTGCTGGAAAGTTCCGGTGCCCAGCACGGCTATCTGCTGATCCGGGAGCAGGAAGAACTGGTTGTGGCGGCTGAAAACCATGTGGGAAAAAGTCAAAAGCCACTGGAGCGACATTACAACTTCACCGATGCTCCCGGCATCTGCCAGGCTATCGTCAACTATGTTTTCCGTACGCGTGAAAAAGTCGTGTTGCGCGATGCGGCACACGAAGGTGATTTTCGCGATACGCCCGAAGTGACTATGTACGGCCTGCGATCGGTGCTGTGTCTACCGCTGGTCAAACAGGCGGAACTGATCGGCGTGCTTTATCTGGAGAACCGGCTTTCAGAAGGTATTTTCACCCAAGAGAAAATCGGCATGACAGAGTTACTGACCTCCCATGCTGCTATCTCACTGGAAAATGCCCGCCTACTGGAAAAAATGCGACGCTACCAAGATCACCTCGAAGAAGAAGTGCAGTATCGCACCACCGATCTCGTAATGGCCCGCGATGCCGCCGAAGCCGCCAATCGCGCCAAAAGCGTATTCCTGAACAACATGGGCCACGAGCTGCGCACACCGCTTAACGCGATTCTCGGCTTTTCCAGCATGATGCGAAATAATGCGCGGCTGGAACAGTCGGCGCGTGACAACCTCGACATCATCAACCGTAGCGGTGTACGTCTATTAAGAATAGTCAACGATGTACTGGAAATGGCCAAGATCGAAACAGGGCACCTACAACTAGCAGAAAGTCAATTCGATTTTGGTGGCATGGTGAGCGAGGCTATGCACATATTCACGATACACGCCGAGGGAAAAGAATTGCAGTTACTGCTCGACCCCTCTTCGCAATTTCCACGTTTCATCACGGGCGACGAAGCCCGTTTGCGCCAGATACTGATCAACCTGCTCGACAATGCCATCAAATTCACTGCAAGAGGCTGCGTCACCTTGCGTCTTGGGATCAGACAAAACGCCACCCAACATTTGCTGATAGAAGTCGAAGATACTGGTCCCGGAATTTCATTAGAAGACCAGCAGCGTATCTTCCAGCCGTTTGTGCAGTTGAGCGAGGACTCCCTCAACCTGGGCACCGGCCTCGGTTTGACCGTTACCCGCCAATTCGTCCAAATGATGGGCGGCAGCCTCACGCTGGAAAGCACGCCGGCCAAGGGCTCTTTATTCCGGGTTGAACTGCCTTTGAAAGAGGCGCTGGAGCGCAGAGATAACATCCAAACGGCAGAACATATCAAAAATGAGGTGATCCGTTTGCAAACAGCCACAGCCGCAACCGCAACGCCATTGACGGCCGAAATGCTATCCGTGGTGCCACCTGAACTGCGCAACAAGCTACGCGAAGCATTAGAAATTTTGGAGACTGAACGCATTCATGATGTCATTCAACAAGTGGCAAACTATGATGTGAGCTTGCAGCAGAGGCTTTCACAACTAACGGATAACTTTGATTATCCTGCTATCCTGAAGGCGCTGGGGACGGACTCATCGGACTACGACAGATGA
- a CDS encoding ABC transporter ATP-binding protein, with amino-acid sequence MSKSSTKEGFRRAAEAPPLPTSPWRFILFCLKPFRWLLLLMLVLETGQAAGSILVPYAIKALMDAVASQPMPSGDWLETFEQPLLLLAGLNLAEIIFSRASGAVLITMGPLLRQGTSRLLFAYLQNHAPRYFGNHFAGALAHRISETAMSVNHTTWSIICDFWPIAVTFSVSVTLLLGVHQGLGLFVACWVLMYVLISYWLATRCQPYAQEFAATRSMVNGKIVDAVTNILNAKLFARLRHEREYLDGFLATELKSARRTFWYMERVRWFQFTAAAILKIGTIGYALQLWQAGEISVGAFAMSTGLAILVIGDARNLSRRFLEFFEYVGNVANGVDTIIQSHEIIDVPDAKLLQISQGRIEFKDVCFSYEPGRRVFDHLNVAIEPGQRVGLVGFSGSGKSTFVNLILRNFEPQVGQILVDGQDITAATQDSLHAQISLIPQDPSLFHRSLKENIGYGKLDADDAQISFAAKLAHAEEFIAAMPEGYESLVGERGVKLSGGQRQRIAIARVMLKDAPILILDEATSSLDSVTEKTIQENLDRVMGRKTVIAIAHRLSTIAHLDRILVFDQGHIVEDGSHQDLLDKQGFYYRLWTMQAGGFLPEEVVC; translated from the coding sequence ATGTCCAAATCGTCAACCAAGGAGGGTTTCCGTCGCGCGGCGGAAGCGCCGCCGTTACCTACCAGTCCCTGGCGTTTTATCCTGTTTTGCCTAAAGCCGTTTCGCTGGCTGTTGCTGTTGATGCTGGTACTGGAAACCGGTCAGGCCGCCGGCAGCATTCTGGTGCCTTACGCGATTAAAGCCTTGATGGATGCGGTCGCCAGTCAGCCCATGCCGAGCGGCGATTGGCTGGAAACTTTCGAACAACCCTTGCTATTACTCGCCGGCCTGAATCTGGCCGAGATTATTTTCAGCCGCGCCAGTGGTGCTGTGTTGATCACCATGGGGCCGCTGCTGCGGCAAGGCACCAGTCGGCTGTTGTTTGCTTATCTGCAAAACCATGCGCCGCGCTATTTTGGTAACCATTTCGCCGGCGCGCTGGCGCACCGGATCAGCGAAACCGCGATGAGCGTCAATCACACCACCTGGTCCATCATCTGCGATTTCTGGCCGATCGCGGTGACCTTCTCGGTGTCGGTGACCTTACTGCTGGGCGTGCATCAAGGCCTGGGCTTGTTCGTGGCCTGCTGGGTATTGATGTATGTGCTGATCTCATATTGGCTGGCGACCCGTTGTCAGCCTTACGCCCAGGAGTTCGCCGCCACCCGCAGCATGGTCAATGGCAAGATCGTCGATGCGGTGACCAATATTCTCAATGCCAAGTTGTTCGCCCGTTTGCGTCACGAACGCGAGTATCTGGACGGTTTTCTGGCGACCGAATTAAAAAGCGCCCGCCGCACTTTTTGGTACATGGAGCGGGTGCGCTGGTTTCAATTTACAGCCGCAGCTATCCTGAAAATCGGCACCATCGGCTATGCCTTGCAACTCTGGCAGGCTGGCGAAATCAGCGTCGGCGCGTTTGCGATGAGCACCGGCCTGGCGATTTTGGTGATCGGTGATGCCCGCAATTTGAGTCGGCGGTTTTTGGAGTTTTTCGAATACGTCGGCAACGTCGCCAACGGCGTGGATACCATCATCCAAAGCCACGAAATCATCGACGTGCCGGATGCCAAGCTCTTGCAAATCAGCCAAGGCCGTATCGAGTTTAAAGACGTCTGCTTTAGCTACGAACCGGGCCGGCGCGTGTTCGATCATTTGAATGTCGCGATAGAACCAGGGCAGCGGGTCGGCTTGGTCGGTTTCTCCGGCTCCGGCAAATCCACGTTTGTGAACTTGATCCTCCGCAATTTCGAACCGCAAGTCGGGCAGATTCTGGTCGACGGTCAAGATATTACGGCGGCTACCCAGGATTCCTTGCATGCGCAAATCAGCCTGATTCCGCAAGACCCCAGCCTGTTTCACCGTAGCCTGAAGGAAAACATCGGCTACGGCAAACTGGATGCCGACGACGCGCAAATCAGCTTCGCCGCCAAGCTGGCCCACGCCGAAGAGTTTATCGCGGCGATGCCGGAAGGCTACGAGTCGCTGGTCGGCGAGCGCGGCGTCAAGCTGTCCGGCGGCCAGCGCCAACGCATCGCCATCGCCAGGGTGATGTTAAAAGACGCCCCGATCCTGATCCTGGACGAAGCCACCTCCAGCCTGGATTCGGTTACCGAAAAAACCATCCAGGAAAACCTGGATCGAGTGATGGGCCGCAAGACCGTCATCGCCATCGCCCACCGTCTATCGACGATTGCCCATCTGGACCGGATTTTGGTATTCGATCAGGGGCATATTGTCGAGGACGGCAGCCATCAGGACCTATTGGACAAACAGGGTTTTTATTACCGGTTGTGGACCATGCAAGCCGGTGGTTTTTTGCCCGAAGAGGTGGTTTGCTGA
- a CDS encoding YdcF family protein, which translates to MFITITYVIKLLLLPPVSLLLLATAGLLWGKRKSGMTVAVVCLALLWLLSLPVVVKQWAVLWEQIPPITAEAVRSFKPEALVVIGGGLIGDAEEYPGQITLHPRSLVRVRYAAKLAKELGLPILVSGGSSAELENISEAELMAQVLGSEFKTPVDWLEPDSTNTAENARFSRRLLQELGVNNIVLVTQAYHMPRAALEFRKAGFQVLPAPTAFIGHAGESRWHDWLPTPSAWANSYLLAHETIGMLWYRIRY; encoded by the coding sequence ATGTTTATAACCATCACGTATGTCATCAAACTCCTGCTGTTGCCGCCGGTTTCCTTGTTGCTGTTGGCGACCGCAGGATTATTGTGGGGTAAGCGTAAATCGGGGATGACTGTCGCTGTTGTCTGTTTAGCATTATTGTGGCTATTGAGTTTACCGGTCGTGGTGAAGCAATGGGCTGTGCTATGGGAGCAAATCCCACCGATCACTGCGGAAGCGGTCAGGTCTTTTAAACCGGAAGCATTGGTGGTAATCGGCGGCGGCTTGATCGGCGATGCGGAGGAGTACCCTGGTCAGATCACCTTGCATCCGCGCAGTTTGGTGCGGGTGCGCTATGCCGCCAAATTAGCCAAGGAGTTGGGATTGCCGATTCTGGTGTCCGGCGGCAGCAGCGCCGAGCTCGAAAATATTTCCGAGGCGGAGCTGATGGCGCAAGTGCTGGGTAGCGAATTTAAGACGCCGGTGGATTGGCTGGAACCGGATAGCACCAATACCGCGGAAAACGCCCGCTTTAGCCGCCGGTTGTTGCAGGAACTTGGCGTGAATAACATCGTGCTGGTGACCCAGGCTTACCATATGCCGCGCGCAGCTCTGGAGTTTCGCAAGGCCGGTTTCCAGGTATTGCCGGCGCCGACCGCGTTTATCGGCCATGCTGGCGAATCCCGCTGGCATGATTGGCTGCCGACTCCCTCGGCCTGGGCAAACAGCTACCTGTTAGCGCATGAAACGATAGGCATGCTTTGGTATCGTATTCGCTATTGA